CGTTGATGGCGTTGATGACCTTCTGCATCTCGCGATGGCCGAAGGTGACCGCGCCCAGCATCACTTCCTCGCTCAGCAGCGCGGCCTCGGACTCGACCATCAGCACGGCGTTGGCGGTACCGGCGACGACCAGCTCCAGCTTGGACTCGGCCAGCTCGGAGGCGGACGGGTTGAGGATGTACTGGCCATCCTTGTAGCCGACCTTGGCGGCGCCGATCGGGCCCTTGAACGGGGTGCCGGCCAGCGACAGGGCGGCCGAGGCACCGATCAGGGCCGGGATGTCACCGTCGATTTCCGGGTTCAGCGACATCACCGTGGCGATGATCTGGACCTCGTTCTTGTAGTCCTCCGGGAACAGCGGACGGATCGGACGGTCGATCAGGCGCGAAATCAGCGTTTCCTTCTCGGTCGGGCGACCCTCGCGCTTGAAGAAGCCGCCGGGGATACGGCCGCCGGCGTAGAACTTCTCCTGGTAATCCACGGTGAGCGGGAAGAAGTCCTGGCCTTCACGCGCGCTCTTGGCGGCGACGGCGGTGACCAGCAGTACGGTGTCGTCCATCTTGACGATCACGGAGCCGCTCGCCTGGCGGGCGACTTCGCCCGTCTCCAGGGTCACGGTGTGCTTGCCGTACTGGAAGGTTTTGGTGATTTTTGCCACGTCGGTTCCTTGGGGATCTTGCTTGCGATTGACCGGTGACGGCCCTTGCCGGCAACGGGTGGCCGGAGAAGCCCGGCCGCTTGCGGGTGTTGCGCCCCGGTTGCCCGGGAAGGAGCGCCGACGGTGGATTGCCGGGGCCCAAATGCAAACCGCGGCGCATCTCTGCGCCGCGGCGGGGGGTTACGTCAGCGACGCAGGCCAAGCTTCTCGATCAGGGCCTTGTAGCGCTCGTTGTCCTTGCGCTTGAGGTAGTCGAGGAGGCTGCGGCGGCGATTGACCAGCTGCAGCAGGCCGCGGCGGCTGTGGTGATCCTTCTTGTGGATCTTGAAGTGCTCGGTCAGCTGCTCGATGCGGGCGGTCAGCAGGGCGACCTGGACTTCCGGCGAGCCGGTGTCGTTGGTGCCGCGCGCGTTGTCGGCGATGACTTTCTGGGTGTCGATGGACATTCGATGTTTTCTCTTGGATGCGAGGCTGGCAGGAACGCGCTGGTGCGCACCGCCTGGCCCGCCGCTTGCGGAAGGTCCGCCCCTGGAACCGGCGGAAAGTGATGCCCGAAAAAGGCGCGCGAATTGTACCCCCGGGCGCGGGGCCGGACAAGGCGAATCCATGGCGCGGAGGCCGCGGACAGTGACGCCGGTCAGGAAGCCGCGGCGTACCTGAACAGGCGTTGCGGCGACAGGCGGCCGCCGTCCTCCACCTTCGCCAGGCCAAGGGCGCGACCCTCCGGGCCATACACCGCCACCGGATCGCCCGCCGTCCAAGGGCCGGCCAGGCGCTGGCCCTGGCCCAGGCGCGCGGCCTGCGCCGCGTCCAGTTCGACCCGGGGGAACCCGGCCAGGCCTGCCTCCAGCGGCAGCAGGCAGGCCTCCAGCGCGGCCTCCCCGCCGTCGTCGGCGATGGCCTGCAACTGCTCCAGCGTGTACATCGCCGGTTGGGTGAAAGGCTCGACCCACAGCCGGCGCAGGCTGGCGATATGCGCGCCGCATCCCAGCGCCTCGCCCAGGTCGCGGGCGATGCTGCGGATGTAGGTGCCCGAGCCGCAGGTCACGCGGATGTCCAGGCGCGGCGACGCCAGCGACAGCAGCTCGATGGCGTGGACCTGCACCTCGCGGACCGGGGCCTCGATCGCCTCGCCGCGGCGGGCGCGGGCGTACAGCGGCTCGCCGCCCTGCTTGAGCGCCGAGTACACCGGCGCACGCTGCTGCAGCCTGCCGACGAAGCCGGCCAGCGCGCCCACGACGGCGGCATGGTCCAGCCCGGGAACGGGCCGCTCGCGCAGCACCTGGCCGTCGGCGTCGTCGGTATCGGTGGTGGCGCCAAGCACGATGCCGGCCTCGTAGGCCTTGTCCGAGCCGAGCAGCAGGCCGGCCAGCTTGGTGGCCTCGCCGAAGCACAGCGGCAGCAGGCCGGTGGCCAGCGGATCCAGGCTGCCGGTATGGCCGCCCTTCTCGGCGCGGAACAGGCGGCGGGCCGCCTGCAGGGCGGCGTTGGAACTCATGCCCGCAGGCTTGTCCAGCAGCAGGATGCCGTCGAGCGGGCGGAACTTGGTCCTGGGGCGGTTCATCGTCGACATTGCGTCCAGCGGCGTCGGGGAGCCGGCAACACCGGCTTGCCCGGACGGCTTCCGGCGGGTGGACTCACTCGTCCGCGGGCGCCGGCGGGTTTGCCTTCAGCAGCGTCTCGATGCGCTCGCCGCGGTCGACCGAATCGTCGTAATGGAAGTGCAGTTCCGGCACGTGGCGCATCTTGACCCGGCGCGCCAGTTCCATGCGCAGCTGGTAGGCCAGCTCCTTCAGCGCCTTGACCGCCTCGGTCGAACGCTCCGGCATCAGCGCGGTCACGAACACCTTGGCGTGGGCCAGGTCGCGGGTGACCTCCACGTCGGACACGCTCACCGACGGCAGCCCGTGCTCGCGCACGGCCTCGTGCACCAGGGTGCCCAGTTCGCGGCGCAGCTGCGCCGAGACGCGGTCGGTTCGATGGAAGGATTTGGTCGCCATGTGCTGGTTCCTTGCCGGGCCTGGCCCGGTCTTGCCTTGCGGGCCCTGCCCGCTACCGCGGACCACCGGTGGCGGTCCGGAAACGGCGGGACGGCCGCGAGGGCCGTCCCGTCGTCGCGGGCGCCGGCAAGGCCCTCATGGCCGCCGGCGCCGCGCAGGTCACAGCGTGCGCTGGACCTCGATGCGCTCGAAGCACTCGATCTGGTCGCCCGGCTTGACGTCGTTGTACTCCTTGACGCCGATGCCGCACTCCGTGCCGTTGCGCACTTCCTCCACGTTCTCCTTGAAGCGGCGCAGCGATTCCAGCTCGCCCTCGAAGATGACCGTGTTGTCGCGCAGGACGCGGATCGGCTTGTTCCGCTTGACCACACCCTCCACCACCATGCAGCCGGCGACGGCGCCGAACTTGGAGCTGCGGAAGACGTCGCGGACCTCGGCGGTACCGATGATCTCCTCGCGGATCTCCACGCCCAGCAGGCCGGAAGCAACCTGCTTCACCTGGTCGATCACGTCATAGATGATCGAGAAGTAGCGCAGGTCGACGCCGTTGGCCTCGATGATCTTGCGGGCCGAGGCATCGGCGCGGACGTTGAAGCCGATCACGGTGGCCTTGGTGGTCACGGCGACGTTGGCGTCCGACTCGGTGATGCCGCCCACGCCGGAGCTGATGACGTTGATCCGGATCTCGTCGTTGGACAGCGCGGTGAGCGACTGCTTGAGCGCCTCCACCGAGCCCTGGACGTCGGCCTTGACCAGCAGGTTGAGGACCTGTTGGCCCTCGCCCTTGCCCATCTGGGCCATGATGTCTTCCATGCGGTTGCCCGCGGCCTGGACCAGGCGCGACTCGCGGCGCTTGGCGTCGCGCTGCTGCGCCACGTCCTTGGCCAGGCGCTCGTCCTTGACCACCACGAAGTCGTCGCCGGCATCCGGCACGCCGGACAGGCCCAGGACCTGCACCGGGATCGAGGGGCCGGCGGAGTTCGGCTGGCCGCCAGTCTCGTCGAACAGGGCGCGGACGCGGCCGTAATGCACGCCGCAGACCAGGTAGTCGCCCTTCTTGAGCATGCCCTGCTGGACCAGCACGGTCGCGACCGGGCCACGGCCCTTGTCCAGCGCCGATTCGATGACCACGCCGCTGGCGGTGCCTTCCGGCACGGCCTTCAGCTCGAGCACCTCGGACTGCAGGATGATCGCGTCGAGCAGGTCGTCCACGCCCAGGCCGGTCTTGGCCGACAGCTCCACCATCTGGGTGTCGCCGCCGAACTCCTCGGCCACGACCTGCTCGTTGAGCAGCTCGTTCTTGACCCGCGACGGGTCGGCGCTGGACTTGTCGATCTTGTTGATCGCCACGATCAGCGGCACGCCGGCCGCCTTCGCGTGCTGGATCGCTTCCTTGGTCTGCGGCATGACGCCGTCGTCGGCCGCCACCACCAGGACCACGATGTCGGTGATCTTGGCGCCGCGGGCACGCATCGAGGTGAACGCGGCGTGGCCGGGGGTATCCAGGAAGCTGATGACGCCCTTGGGCGTTTCGACGTGGTAGGCGCCGATGTGCTGGGTGATGCCACCGGCCTCGCCAGTCGCAACCTTGGTGCGGCGGATGTAGTCCAGCAGCGAGGTCTTGCCGTGGTCGACGTGGCCCATGATGGTGACCACCGGCGGACGCGGGGCGAGGTCGCCCTGCGCACGCTCGACGTGGGCCATCAGCTCGGTCTCGGCGTCGTCGCTGTCGGCGCGCACCGGCTTGTGGCCGAGTTCCTCGGTCACCAGCGCGGCGGTGTCGTGGTCGATGGTCTGGGTGATGGTGGCCATCACGCCCATCTTGAACAGCGCCTTGACCACGTCGCCGCCCTTGAGCGCGAGCTTCTGCGCCAGGTCGGCCACGGTGATCGAATCGCCGATGGCAACCTCGCGCACGACCGGGGCGGTCGGACGCTCGAAGCCGCCGACGCCACCATTGCTGTTGCTGCCGCCACGGCTGTCCTGGCGGCGCTGCGGCTTGCCGCGGCCACCCGGACGGGAGGCGCTGGAGCGGCGCGCACGGTCGGCGGCCGACAGGTGCAGCTGGCCGGCGAAGCGGTTGGGCGAATCGTCGTCGTCGCCGTGGCCGCCACGGCCCTTGTGCTTGGGAGCACTACGGCTGTCGTCGGCACGGGCGGCCGGACGCGCCGGGCGCGGAGCGACCGGTGCGGCGGGGGTGTCGGTATCCGGGCCCGCGACGGCGGCGCGGGCGGCGTCCTCGGCGGCCTTGCGCTCGGCTTCCAGGCGCTTGCGCTCGGCTTCCTCTTCCTGGCGCTTGCGCTCGGCGTCCTCGGCGCGCTGGCGGTCGATCTCGGCCAGGCGCTGCTGCTCGGCGAGGTTGCGCTGGCGGGATTCCTCCAGCTTGCGCAGGACCTCGGCGCGCTCGTCGTCCACCGGACCGGCGGGGGCACCGCTATCGGGGGCGGCGTCGGCCTTGTTGATGTAGGTGCGCTTCTGGCGGACCTCGACGGCGACGGTGGTCTTGCTGCGGCCACCGCCGACGGTCAGTTCCTGCACCTTGCGCCGGGCCAGGGTGATCTTCTTTGGCGCAGCGATCTCCTCGGCAGGAGCCGCGCCCTTGCCGTGGGTACGGCGCAGGAAGCCGAGAAGCTTGATCTTCTCGGCGCTGGTCACGACCTGGTCAGGGCCACTGAACTTCATGCCGGCCTCGGCCAGCTGCTCCAGCAGCTTCTCGACCGGGGTGTTGACCAGCTCGGCGAGCTTGCGAATGGTGGTTTGCTGCGACATTCGGATCCTATGCTCTGTTTGGCGCCCCCTCGCCAGAAAGAGCAAGGGAAACGCGGATTCTAAGCCCTGGCGGGTGCAGGGCGGCGTTCATCGCCGGCTCATGCCAGGCGCTCCGGACGGTTGCGCATGGCGATCATCCACCACGCTCCAGGCGGGCGATCTCCTCGGCGCGGGCGGCCAGGATGAGCGCCGCGGCGCGGGTCTCGTCCAGGCCCTCGATGCCGAACTCGACCACCTCGTCGGCAGCCAGGTCGGACAGGTCCTCGGAGGTGCGGACGCCGTGGGCGGCCAGGGCGAAGGCAGTGTCCTCGTCCATGCCTTCCAGCGCCAGCAGGTCCTCGGCCGGGCCCTCCTCGCCCATTTGCTCCTCGACCGCCAGGGCGTCGTTGAGCAGGGCGTCGCGGGCACGGGCGCGCAGTTCCTCGACGATGTCCTCGTCGAAGCCCTCCACCGCCAGCAGCTCGCCGACCGGCACGTAGGCGATTTCCTCGACCGTGCTGAAGCCCTCGGACACCAGGATGCCCGCGATCTCCTCGTCGACTTCCAGCTTGTCCATGAACAGCTGGCGGGCGACGGCCTGCTCGGCCTCGGACTTGGCGGCGACCTGGTCCTGGGTCATGACGTTGAGCTGCCAGCCGGTCAGGCGGCTGGCCAGGCGCACGTTCTGGCCGCCCTTGCCGATGGCCTGGGCCAGGCGGTCCTCGGCCACGGCCAGGTCCATCGAGTGCTTCTCTTCGTCGACGATGATCGACTGCACCTCGGCCGGCGCCATCGCGTTGATGACGAAGTTGGCCGGGTTCTCGTTCCACAGGACGATGTCCACGCGCTCGCCATTGAGCTCGTTGCTCACGGCCTGCACGCGCGAACCGCGCATGCCGATGCAGGCGCCGATCGGATCGGTGCGGTTGTCGTGCGCGATCACGGCGATCTTGGCGCGGTCGCCCGGATCGCGGGCGCAGGCCTTGATCTCGACCAGGCCCTGGCCGACTTCCGGCACCTCGAGCTTGAACAGCTCGATCATGAACTCCGGCGCGGCGCGGCTGATGAACAGCTGCGGGCCGCGGGGTTCGCTGCGGACCTCGTACAGGTAGCCGCGGACGCGGTCGCCGGCGCGCAGCACGTCGCGCGGGATGCCCTTGTCCTTCGGGATAAAGGCTTCGGCATTGCCACCCAGGTCCACGTAGATGTTGCCGCGCTCGACGCGCTTGACCACGCCGGTGACCAGCTCGCCCACGCGGTCCTTCCACGCGTCCACGACCTGCTGGCGCTCGGCCTCGCGCACGCGCTGGACGATGACCTGCTTGGCGGCCTGGGCGGCGATACGGCCGAACTCGGGGTTCTCGATCTGCTCTTCGATGTAGTCGCCGACCTCGACGCCGTCGGCCTCGTCGACCGCGTCCATCAGGCGGATCTGGCGGTCCGGCGATTCCATCACCACGTCGTCGGCCACCACTTCCCAGCGGCGGAAGGTCTCGTAGCTGCCGTCCTTGCGGTCGATCGCGACGCGGGTCACCACGTCCTGGTCGACATAGCGCTTCTTCGCGGCCGAAGCCAGGGCGGCTTCCAGCGCCTCGAAGATCACTTCGCGCGGCACGCCCTTCTCGTTGGCGACCGCGTCAACTACCAGCAGAAGTTCCTTGCTCATCTGTTTACTCCGCGTGCGGCTTGCCGGCCGCCGGCTTGTTGGATTGCTTGCCCGGATTTCCGCCCTTGCCGGGCTTCTTCCCTGGCGCCAGGCCCAGCGCTTCCCAGTCCGGGACCAGGCGCGCCTTGTCGATGTTGTCCAGTGCCACCACGAACTCGGCGTTGTCCAGGCCGAAGGCCACCTGGCCATCGGCCACGCGCAGGATCGTGCCCTGCAGGCGACGGCGGCCGTCCTGCGGCAGCTTCAGCCCGACCTTGGCCTGCTGGCCGAGGAAGCGGATGAAGTGCTCCGCGGCGAACAGCGGCCGGTCCATGCCCGGCGAGGACACCTCGAGGGTGTAGTTGCCGGAGATCGGGTCGGCCACGTCCAGCTGCGCGGAAACTTCGCGGCTGACCGCCTCGCAGTCCTCGATGGTCACGGTGCGCGCGGGCTCCTCGCCCTCGCCCGCCGCCGGCACGTCGATGTACAGGCGGAGCGTAGCGCCGCCCGGCGCCGGCAGGTATTCGACGCCCAGCAGCTCCAGCCCAAGCGACTCTACGGTCGGGGCGAGCAGCTGGACGATTTCGCTGGTCTTTTCGCTCATCTTCGGCGGCAACTCCAACGCGGTGGAACGGGACGCGGCCTCTCTCGACCGCATAAACGACAAGAGGCCCTTGCGGGCCTCTTGTGTCAGAGAGCCCTGTCGGGCTTCTCATCCGATGGTGCTGGAATCGGCGCAACGGCGGGAACATGCGCCGTTGCAAGCCCAGTCTTGAGGATCCCGCTGCCCTGGAGACCAGGAACACCGCAACAACCTCGAAAACATGGTAGCGGGGGCAGGATTTGAACCTGCGACCTTCGGGTTATGAGCCCGACGAGCTGCCAGACTGCTCCACCCCGCATCAGAAGCGGAATTATGCCGGCTTTGCCCCGATGATGCAAGCCTGCCGGCCCTTCCAGAGCCTGCCCCGTCCCGGCTGCCTGCTCCCCGGATGAGCCTTTCGGCCGTTCCGGAACCGCGCGGATCATACATGAAGCAGCGACCGCGATGCACGCCGTCCAGCGGCGATCCGTGCATCGCGTAGCGTCTTCCGTTCATGCCGGCCGCACCCGCTTCGCATCCGGGCAGGCGCGCAGCTCCAGCCTGCGATCCGCGCTGGAGCTACCCTCGAGGACAACCGGGATCCGGCGCCCCTGGAAACGACGAAGCCCCCGGCAGGACCGGGGGCTTCGCAAGCAACGCTTGCGGCGTCCTTACATGAAGGAGCGCTGGCACCACACCATGATCGGGTTCCAGGCCAGGCCCAGGGCCAGCAGGCCGAGGGCGTTGACGCCCAGCACCACGCCCAGCACGCGGTCGTTGTGCGCGACCAGCGGCGCGCCGGCCGGCTCGTCGAAGTACATGACCTTGATCACGCGCAGGTAGTAGAACGCGCCGACCACCGAGGCGATCACGCCCAGCAGGGCCAGCCACAGCATGCCGCCCTGCACCGCCGCGCCGAGCACCGCGACCTTGGTCCAGAAGCCCAGCAGCGGCGGGACGCCGGCCAGCGAGGCCATGACCAGCAGCATCAGCAGCGCCATCCACGGGCTGCGCTGGTTCAGGCCCTTGAAGTCCTCGATGTTCTCGGCCTCGAAGCCCTTGCGCGACAGCGCGATGATCACGCCGAACGCGGCGGCCGACATGATCGCGTAGCCGATGGTGTAGAACAGCGCCGCGGTGTAGCCGCGCTCGTCGCCACCGGCCAGGCCCATCAGCAGGAAGCCGATGTGGGAGACGGTCGAGTACGCCAGCATGCGCTTGATGTTGGTCTGGGCGATGGCCATCAGGTTGCCCAGTACCAGCGACAGCGCCGACAGGCCGGCCAGCAGCCACTTCCACTCCGGCGCCAGCGGACCCACGCCCATCTCCAGCAGGCGCCAGGCCATGCCGAAGGCGGCCAGCTTGGGCGCGGTGCTGACGAACAGCGCGACCGGGGCGGTGGCGCCCTGGTAGACGTCCGGCAGCCACATGTGGAACGGGGCCGCACCCAGCTTGAAGGCCACGCCGGCGACCATGAAGGCGGTACCGGTCAGCAGCAGCAGGCGCTCGTCGCTGCCATCGATCGAGGCACGGATCGCGTCCAGCTGCAGGGTGCCCGTGGCGCCGTAGACCAGCGACATGCCGTACAGCAGCAGGCCAGAGGCCAGCGAGCCGAGGACGATGTACTTCATCGCCGCCTCGGTGGCGCGCGGGTTGTCGCGGTCGGCGGCGACCAGGGCGTACGAGCTCAGCGCCAGCAGCTCCAGGCCCAGGTACACCATCACCAGGCTGCCGGCCGAAACCAGCATCATCATGCCGGCGGTCGCGAACAGCACCAGCACCGGCAGCTCGCCCTGGTACAGGTTGCGCTCGCGCAGGTAGCTCCAGCCGTAGACCAGGGTCAGGCCGCTCATCGCGACGATGGCGATCTTCATGACGTCGGCGGCGGTGTCGCGCACGAACATGCCGGACAGCACTTCGCCCTGCCCGCCCACGCCGGTGGCCAGCATCGCCAGCACCACGGCCAGGACCAGCACCGACAGGAAGTGCGTCCACACCTTGTGGCGCGCATTGATGAACAGGTCGACGATCAACAGGGCGAAGGCTCCGCCGATCAGCACCAGCTCCGGGAGCAGCGGCTGCAGCTCTGCGGCGGACGGCATCGCGAGGGACGTGGTCATCTTCGGGGAATCCTTACAGCTTGCTGG
This genomic interval from Pseudoxanthomonas suwonensis 11-1 contains the following:
- the rpsO gene encoding 30S ribosomal protein S15, whose amino-acid sequence is MSIDTQKVIADNARGTNDTGSPEVQVALLTARIEQLTEHFKIHKKDHHSRRGLLQLVNRRRSLLDYLKRKDNERYKALIEKLGLRR
- the truB gene encoding tRNA pseudouridine(55) synthase TruB; translated protein: MNRPRTKFRPLDGILLLDKPAGMSSNAALQAARRLFRAEKGGHTGSLDPLATGLLPLCFGEATKLAGLLLGSDKAYEAGIVLGATTDTDDADGQVLRERPVPGLDHAAVVGALAGFVGRLQQRAPVYSALKQGGEPLYARARRGEAIEAPVREVQVHAIELLSLASPRLDIRVTCGSGTYIRSIARDLGEALGCGAHIASLRRLWVEPFTQPAMYTLEQLQAIADDGGEAALEACLLPLEAGLAGFPRVELDAAQAARLGQGQRLAGPWTAGDPVAVYGPEGRALGLAKVEDGGRLSPQRLFRYAAAS
- the rbfA gene encoding 30S ribosome-binding factor RbfA; its protein translation is MATKSFHRTDRVSAQLRRELGTLVHEAVREHGLPSVSVSDVEVTRDLAHAKVFVTALMPERSTEAVKALKELAYQLRMELARRVKMRHVPELHFHYDDSVDRGERIETLLKANPPAPADE
- the infB gene encoding translation initiation factor IF-2; the protein is MSQQTTIRKLAELVNTPVEKLLEQLAEAGMKFSGPDQVVTSAEKIKLLGFLRRTHGKGAAPAEEIAAPKKITLARRKVQELTVGGGRSKTTVAVEVRQKRTYINKADAAPDSGAPAGPVDDERAEVLRKLEESRQRNLAEQQRLAEIDRQRAEDAERKRQEEEAERKRLEAERKAAEDAARAAVAGPDTDTPAAPVAPRPARPAARADDSRSAPKHKGRGGHGDDDDSPNRFAGQLHLSAADRARRSSASRPGGRGKPQRRQDSRGGSNSNGGVGGFERPTAPVVREVAIGDSITVADLAQKLALKGGDVVKALFKMGVMATITQTIDHDTAALVTEELGHKPVRADSDDAETELMAHVERAQGDLAPRPPVVTIMGHVDHGKTSLLDYIRRTKVATGEAGGITQHIGAYHVETPKGVISFLDTPGHAAFTSMRARGAKITDIVVLVVAADDGVMPQTKEAIQHAKAAGVPLIVAINKIDKSSADPSRVKNELLNEQVVAEEFGGDTQMVELSAKTGLGVDDLLDAIILQSEVLELKAVPEGTASGVVIESALDKGRGPVATVLVQQGMLKKGDYLVCGVHYGRVRALFDETGGQPNSAGPSIPVQVLGLSGVPDAGDDFVVVKDERLAKDVAQQRDAKRRESRLVQAAGNRMEDIMAQMGKGEGQQVLNLLVKADVQGSVEALKQSLTALSNDEIRINVISSGVGGITESDANVAVTTKATVIGFNVRADASARKIIEANGVDLRYFSIIYDVIDQVKQVASGLLGVEIREEIIGTAEVRDVFRSSKFGAVAGCMVVEGVVKRNKPIRVLRDNTVIFEGELESLRRFKENVEEVRNGTECGIGVKEYNDVKPGDQIECFERIEVQRTL
- the nusA gene encoding transcription termination factor NusA, which produces MSKELLLVVDAVANEKGVPREVIFEALEAALASAAKKRYVDQDVVTRVAIDRKDGSYETFRRWEVVADDVVMESPDRQIRLMDAVDEADGVEVGDYIEEQIENPEFGRIAAQAAKQVIVQRVREAERQQVVDAWKDRVGELVTGVVKRVERGNIYVDLGGNAEAFIPKDKGIPRDVLRAGDRVRGYLYEVRSEPRGPQLFISRAAPEFMIELFKLEVPEVGQGLVEIKACARDPGDRAKIAVIAHDNRTDPIGACIGMRGSRVQAVSNELNGERVDIVLWNENPANFVINAMAPAEVQSIIVDEEKHSMDLAVAEDRLAQAIGKGGQNVRLASRLTGWQLNVMTQDQVAAKSEAEQAVARQLFMDKLEVDEEIAGILVSEGFSTVEEIAYVPVGELLAVEGFDEDIVEELRARARDALLNDALAVEEQMGEEGPAEDLLALEGMDEDTAFALAAHGVRTSEDLSDLAADEVVEFGIEGLDETRAAALILAARAEEIARLERGG
- the rimP gene encoding ribosome maturation factor RimP, which produces MSEKTSEIVQLLAPTVESLGLELLGVEYLPAPGGATLRLYIDVPAAGEGEEPARTVTIEDCEAVSREVSAQLDVADPISGNYTLEVSSPGMDRPLFAAEHFIRFLGQQAKVGLKLPQDGRRRLQGTILRVADGQVAFGLDNAEFVVALDNIDKARLVPDWEALGLAPGKKPGKGGNPGKQSNKPAAGKPHAE
- the nuoN gene encoding NADH-quinone oxidoreductase subunit NuoN translates to MTTSLAMPSAAELQPLLPELVLIGGAFALLIVDLFINARHKVWTHFLSVLVLAVVLAMLATGVGGQGEVLSGMFVRDTAADVMKIAIVAMSGLTLVYGWSYLRERNLYQGELPVLVLFATAGMMMLVSAGSLVMVYLGLELLALSSYALVAADRDNPRATEAAMKYIVLGSLASGLLLYGMSLVYGATGTLQLDAIRASIDGSDERLLLLTGTAFMVAGVAFKLGAAPFHMWLPDVYQGATAPVALFVSTAPKLAAFGMAWRLLEMGVGPLAPEWKWLLAGLSALSLVLGNLMAIAQTNIKRMLAYSTVSHIGFLLMGLAGGDERGYTAALFYTIGYAIMSAAAFGVIIALSRKGFEAENIEDFKGLNQRSPWMALLMLLVMASLAGVPPLLGFWTKVAVLGAAVQGGMLWLALLGVIASVVGAFYYLRVIKVMYFDEPAGAPLVAHNDRVLGVVLGVNALGLLALGLAWNPIMVWCQRSFM